One window from the genome of Gopherus evgoodei ecotype Sinaloan lineage chromosome 2, rGopEvg1_v1.p, whole genome shotgun sequence encodes:
- the LOC115645059 gene encoding zinc finger MYM-type protein 1-like: protein MSYRKQPSGSQKRKRKNEIGLAVEAQKGSILKFVHHENNKVDQDHHVTSQENFYADEAQETQEHTEQSFETDADTKQEIKTVETVLAWDIDDLGTWPQSLNNEYRAIILEKGPVRIKGLEYPKDIRGRKFTKNNYYKRLSNGEIVNRRWLVYSKCKDAVFCFPCKIFNSCNFKIATMGINDWKNLSHILPQHEKAQYHIESMHKWCELSVRLKNQTTLDAQNQRLLESEKQHWHRVLERLLSIVEYLSTNNLAFRGSVEKLFQPQNGNFLGLVQLLGKFDRVMSEHLRRVTENEIQDHYLGPRIQNELIMLMSNKVRDKIVSLVTLAKYFAVILDCTPDISHQEQMSLIVRFVNISNSAQITVKKLFITFLEVQDTTGFGLLQTLLDELKQMGLSIMNIRGQGYDNSANMKGCISGVQARLLRENPRAFFVPCACHSLNLILCDMAKSSVEAISFFGLLQCIYVLFSASTQRWQIFKAHVNGITVKPLSETRWESRVESVKTLRYQSEEVYEALAAISEEARDPKAKSEAQSLASEISSFKFLTSVLIWFDILVKISSVSKFLVKYREHGFKEAQVTARELAQALGVEPKFPCANVTRVSRKKRQMEYEGADEPIDDPEKKFEVEFFNVVMDKAVST from the exons ATGTCCTATCGAAAACAACCTTCTGGGTCACAAAAACGAAAACGGAAAAATGAAATAGGATTAGCTGTAGAAGCACAGAAGGGTTCTATACTTAAGTTTGTACATCATGAAAACAACAAAGTTGATCAAGATCATCATGTAACTTCCCAAGAAAATTTTTATGCAGATGAAGCTCAAGAAACGCAAGAACACACAGAACAATCATTTGAAACAGATGCagacacaaaacaagaaattaaaacagtTGAAACTGTACTAGCATGGGATATAGATGACCTTGGCACATGGCCGCAGTCTTTAAACAACGAATATCGTGCCATTATACTTGAGAAAGGCCCTGTGAGAATAAAAGGTCTTGAATATCCTAAAGACATTAGAGGTAGGAAATTCACAAAAAACAATTACTACAAAAGACTTTCTAATGGTGAAATTGTCAACAGACGGTGGCTTGTGTACTCTAAATGCAAGGATGCTGTATTTTGTTTCCCATGCAAGATTTTCAATAGTTGCAATTTTAAGATAGCAACTATGGGTATTAATGATTGGAAAAATCTTAGTCACATATTACCACAACATGAAAAGGCACAATACCACATTGAAAGTATGCACAAATGGTGTGAGCTGAGTGTAAGGTTAAAAAATCAGACAACTCTTGATGCCCAAAATCAAAGATTGCTGGAGTCAGAAAAGCAGCATTGGCATCGTGTTCTTGAACGTCTATTATCTATTGTTGAATATCTATCAACAAACAATCTTGCTTTTAGAGGAAGCGTTGAGAAATTATTCCAGccccaaaatggaaattttttgggcCTTGTACAACTGCTGGGAAAATTTGACAGAGTGATGAGTGAACATCTCCGAagagtaactgaaaatgaaatacaagACCACTATTTGGGaccaagaattcaaaatgaactgatcATGCTAATGAGTAATAAAGTGAGAGACAAAATTGTTTCATTGGTTactttggcaaaatattttgccgTAATTCTAGATTGCACTCCAGACATAAGTCATCAAGAACAGATGTCATTAATAGTGAGATTTGTCAACATTAGTAATTCAGCACAGATTACAGTTAAGAAATTGTTTATCACATTTTTAGAAGTACAAGACACTACAGGTTTTGGTCTTCTTCAAACTCTCCTTGATGAACTAAAACAAATGGGATTGTCCATAATGAACATTCGAGGACAAGGCTATGATAATAGCGCCAATATGAAAGGATGCATTTCTGGCGTGCAAGCTAGATTGCTGAGAGAAAATCCACGAGCTTTTTTTGTTCCATGTGCATGCCACAGCCTTAATTTGATATTGTGTGATATGGCCAAGTCTTCTGTAGAAGCtatatctttttttggtttgctgcaatGCATTTACGTGCTCTTTTCAGCTTCCACTCAACGATGGCAAATATTCAAAGCACATGTCAATGGTATTACCGTTAAGCCTCTATCTGAGACACGCTGGGAAAGCAGAGTAGAAAGTGTAAAAACATTGAGATATCAATCTGAGGAAGTTTATGAAGCATTGGCTGCTATTTCGGAAGAAGCCAGAGATCCAAAAGCTAAAAGTGAAGCACAGTCATTGGCCTCTGAAATATCCAGCTTCAAGTTTCTAACATCTGTCCTAATCTGGTTTGACATTCTTGTTAAAATCTCAAGTgtaagcaaa tttttagtgaaatacagagaacatggattCAAAGAAGCACAGGTTACAGCAAGAGAGCTTGCACAGGCACTCGGTGTAGAACCAAAATTTCCATGTGCGAATGTGACACGAGTTTCAAGGAAAAAACGACAAATGGAATATGAAGGAGCAGAtgagcccatagacgatccagaaaagaaatttgaggttgaattttttaatgttgtgatggataaagcagtatc GACATAA